A single Anopheles funestus chromosome 2RL, idAnoFuneDA-416_04, whole genome shotgun sequence DNA region contains:
- the LOC125760514 gene encoding protein O-mannosyl-transferase 2 isoform X1, whose protein sequence is MASVTNAKERSGSKQAAEQNVETKPIKQKVQADELGDKREVKNSWWLLFGAILLLTAGTRFYKVTVPDHVCWDETHFGKMGSWYINRTFFFDVHPPLGKMLIGLSGYLTGYDGTYPFDKPGDKYNGTHYEGMRIFCTALGAAIVPMSFHTVWDMTGSLTASTFAAAYILFDIGMLILNRYILLDPPLIFFMTASVMGMARVSRLTREANSFSPSWWSWLAFTGSMLACTISVKFVGLFVVLLVGLHTASDLWDVLGDLTLPISHTVRQLIARALTLIVLPVILYTSFFYIHLMVLNRSGSGDGFYSSGFQSNLIGNSLYNVSMPRQVAYGAVVTLKNHKTGGGYLHSHNHLYPKGYGARQQQVTTYSHKDDNNKWLIKPYDKQTVDNVTLIKHGDLVRLEHAQTKRNLHSHREQGPVTKKHLQVTCYGEDGQGDTNDVWVVQIIGGKPGQVVETVTSRLTLYHYIERCVLTTTSKQLPKWGFEQQEVTCNPNIRDKAAQWNVEDNQFDKLPSVNFQVYAPGFISRFFESHAVMLQGNAGLKPKDGEVTSRPWQWPINYRGQFFSGDPDHRVYLLGNPIIWWSNLVFLALFLIIFGVEIIRYQRNSAPGPVTTGTTTRDPSPHTEDANKWQLLRASLWLFGGWLIHYLPFYAMGRVLYFHHYFPALVFNSMLAGVMLDYITGRLPGWLRHACLGTAMAGLVYSFVLFAPLAYGLSGPFSHDPKSTMASLKWMSSWEF, encoded by the exons ATGGCGTCGGTGACAAATGCGAAAGAAAGATCCGGTTCGAAGCAGGCAGCAGAACAAAATGTGGAGACGAAACCAATTAAGCAGAAGGTTCAGGCAGATGAGCTGGGTGACAAACGTGAAGTGAA AAATTCGTGGTGGCTTCTGTTTGGAGCAATTCTATTGTTGACGGCTGGCACTCGGTTTTACAAGGTAACCGTTCCAGACCACGTCTGCTGGGATGAGACACATTTCGGTAAAATGGGAAGCTGGTACATTAACCGGACGTTCTTCTTCGATGTCCATCCACCACTCGGCAAAATGCTGATCGGTCTTTCCGGTTATCTGACCGGGTACGATGGTACGTACCCCTTTGACAAACCGGGCGATAAATACAATGGAACACATTACGAAGGAATGCGAATC TTCTGTACCGCACTTGGTGCTGCAATTGTTCCGATGTCATTCCACACCGTCTGGGACATGACGGGTTCGCTGACGGCGTCCACGTTTGCGGCCGCCTATATCCTGTTCGACATCGGTATGCTGATCCTGAATCGGTACATTCTGCTCGATCCACCACTGATCTTCTTTATGACCGCTTCCGTCATGGGTATGGCACGCGTCTCACGATTGACCAGGGAAGCGAACAGTTTCTCCCCATCCTGGTGGAGTTGGTTAGCATTCACCGGATCCATGCTGGCGTGTACGATTAGTGTGAAGTTTGTGGGGCTGTTTGTGGTGCTGCTGGTTGGACTACATACGGCCAGCGATCTGTGGGATGTACTCGGTGACCTAACGCTGCCCATCTCGCACACCGTCCGTCAGTTGATTGCTCGTGCACTAACGTTGATCGTACTGCCCGTCATTCTGTATACCAGTTTCTTCTACATTCACCTGATGGTGCTGAACCGTAGTGGAAGTGGTGATGGATTTTATAGCTCCGGCTTCCAGTCTAATCTGATCGGTAACTCCCTGTACAATGTGTCGATGCCCCGACAGGTTGCTTATGGAGCTGTGGTAACGCTGAAGAACCATAAAACGGGTGGAGGATATCTGCACTCGCACAATCATCTTTACCCGAAAGGTTACGGAGCACGCCAGCAACAGGTCACTACGTACAGCCACAAGGATGATAACAACAAGTGGCTAATTAAGCCGTATGACAAACAAACGGTGGATAATGTAACGCTAATCAAGCATGGTGATTTGGTGCGATTGGAGCATGcacaaacgaaacggaatTTACATTCGCACCGTGAACAAGGTCCGGTAACGAAGAAGCATCTGCAAGTCACCTGTTATGGAGAG GACGGTCAAGGTGACACGAACGACGTGTGGGTGGTGCAGATTATCGGTGGTAAACCAGGCCAGGTGGTGGAAACCGTTACGAGCCGTCTAACTTTGTACCACTACATCGAACGGTGCGTCCTGACGACTACCAGCAAACAGCTGCCCAAGTGGGGTTTCGAACAGCAGGAAGTCACCTGCAATCCCAACATTCGCGACAAAGCCGCCCAATGGAACGTGGAGGACAATCAGTTTGATAAAT TGCCGAGCGTTAACTTTCAGGTTTACGCACCGGGCTTCATTAGTCGCTTCTTCGAGTCCCACGCCGTTATGCTGCAGGGTAATGCCGGTCTGAagccgaaagatggtgaagtTACCAGCCGACCGTGGCAATGGCCCATCAACTATCGG GGTCAGTTCTTCTCCGGTGACCCCGACCATCGCGTTTATTTATTGGGCAACCCAATCATCTGGTGGAGCAATTTGGTATTTTTAGCACTCTTTTTAATCATCTTCGGCGTGGAGATTATCAGATATCAACGCAATTCGGCACCCGGTCCGGTGACCACCGGGACGACAACGCGCGATCCATCGCCGCACACCGAGGATG CTAACAAATGGCAACTACTGAGAGCATCACTTTGGTTGTTTGGTGGATGGTTGATCCACTACCTACCCTTCTACGCGATGGGACGCGTCCTCTACTTCCATCACTATTTCCCCGCACTGGTGTTCAACTCGATGCTCGCCG
- the LOC125760514 gene encoding protein O-mannosyl-transferase 2 isoform X2 — MGSWYINRTFFFDVHPPLGKMLIGLSGYLTGYDGTYPFDKPGDKYNGTHYEGMRIFCTALGAAIVPMSFHTVWDMTGSLTASTFAAAYILFDIGMLILNRYILLDPPLIFFMTASVMGMARVSRLTREANSFSPSWWSWLAFTGSMLACTISVKFVGLFVVLLVGLHTASDLWDVLGDLTLPISHTVRQLIARALTLIVLPVILYTSFFYIHLMVLNRSGSGDGFYSSGFQSNLIGNSLYNVSMPRQVAYGAVVTLKNHKTGGGYLHSHNHLYPKGYGARQQQVTTYSHKDDNNKWLIKPYDKQTVDNVTLIKHGDLVRLEHAQTKRNLHSHREQGPVTKKHLQVTCYGEDGQGDTNDVWVVQIIGGKPGQVVETVTSRLTLYHYIERCVLTTTSKQLPKWGFEQQEVTCNPNIRDKAAQWNVEDNQFDKLPSVNFQVYAPGFISRFFESHAVMLQGNAGLKPKDGEVTSRPWQWPINYRGQFFSGDPDHRVYLLGNPIIWWSNLVFLALFLIIFGVEIIRYQRNSAPGPVTTGTTTRDPSPHTEDANKWQLLRASLWLFGGWLIHYLPFYAMGRVLYFHHYFPALVFNSMLAGVMLDYITGRLPGWLRHACLGTAMAGLVYSFVLFAPLAYGLSGPFSHDPKSTMASLKWMSSWEF; from the exons ATGGGAAGCTGGTACATTAACCGGACGTTCTTCTTCGATGTCCATCCACCACTCGGCAAAATGCTGATCGGTCTTTCCGGTTATCTGACCGGGTACGATGGTACGTACCCCTTTGACAAACCGGGCGATAAATACAATGGAACACATTACGAAGGAATGCGAATC TTCTGTACCGCACTTGGTGCTGCAATTGTTCCGATGTCATTCCACACCGTCTGGGACATGACGGGTTCGCTGACGGCGTCCACGTTTGCGGCCGCCTATATCCTGTTCGACATCGGTATGCTGATCCTGAATCGGTACATTCTGCTCGATCCACCACTGATCTTCTTTATGACCGCTTCCGTCATGGGTATGGCACGCGTCTCACGATTGACCAGGGAAGCGAACAGTTTCTCCCCATCCTGGTGGAGTTGGTTAGCATTCACCGGATCCATGCTGGCGTGTACGATTAGTGTGAAGTTTGTGGGGCTGTTTGTGGTGCTGCTGGTTGGACTACATACGGCCAGCGATCTGTGGGATGTACTCGGTGACCTAACGCTGCCCATCTCGCACACCGTCCGTCAGTTGATTGCTCGTGCACTAACGTTGATCGTACTGCCCGTCATTCTGTATACCAGTTTCTTCTACATTCACCTGATGGTGCTGAACCGTAGTGGAAGTGGTGATGGATTTTATAGCTCCGGCTTCCAGTCTAATCTGATCGGTAACTCCCTGTACAATGTGTCGATGCCCCGACAGGTTGCTTATGGAGCTGTGGTAACGCTGAAGAACCATAAAACGGGTGGAGGATATCTGCACTCGCACAATCATCTTTACCCGAAAGGTTACGGAGCACGCCAGCAACAGGTCACTACGTACAGCCACAAGGATGATAACAACAAGTGGCTAATTAAGCCGTATGACAAACAAACGGTGGATAATGTAACGCTAATCAAGCATGGTGATTTGGTGCGATTGGAGCATGcacaaacgaaacggaatTTACATTCGCACCGTGAACAAGGTCCGGTAACGAAGAAGCATCTGCAAGTCACCTGTTATGGAGAG GACGGTCAAGGTGACACGAACGACGTGTGGGTGGTGCAGATTATCGGTGGTAAACCAGGCCAGGTGGTGGAAACCGTTACGAGCCGTCTAACTTTGTACCACTACATCGAACGGTGCGTCCTGACGACTACCAGCAAACAGCTGCCCAAGTGGGGTTTCGAACAGCAGGAAGTCACCTGCAATCCCAACATTCGCGACAAAGCCGCCCAATGGAACGTGGAGGACAATCAGTTTGATAAAT TGCCGAGCGTTAACTTTCAGGTTTACGCACCGGGCTTCATTAGTCGCTTCTTCGAGTCCCACGCCGTTATGCTGCAGGGTAATGCCGGTCTGAagccgaaagatggtgaagtTACCAGCCGACCGTGGCAATGGCCCATCAACTATCGG GGTCAGTTCTTCTCCGGTGACCCCGACCATCGCGTTTATTTATTGGGCAACCCAATCATCTGGTGGAGCAATTTGGTATTTTTAGCACTCTTTTTAATCATCTTCGGCGTGGAGATTATCAGATATCAACGCAATTCGGCACCCGGTCCGGTGACCACCGGGACGACAACGCGCGATCCATCGCCGCACACCGAGGATG CTAACAAATGGCAACTACTGAGAGCATCACTTTGGTTGTTTGGTGGATGGTTGATCCACTACCTACCCTTCTACGCGATGGGACGCGTCCTCTACTTCCATCACTATTTCCCCGCACTGGTGTTCAACTCGATGCTCGCCG